AAAAAGTACTCCCCCAAAAACGAGGGACCTCTGTTCAGGGTACATAAGCGTCTTATAAAATAAACGGAAGCCTTCACTTAGGAGCTTGATTCCCCTCTGTGCTATCCCTATCTTATTTCAAGGACTGTAAAGACTGTCCCTACCATCACCAGTTTTAGGCAATCGGAGCTTCACTGAACCGAGCCCTGGCAACACAGCCGAGACCAGAGCCAGCCACTCGTGGCACCCCTGAAGGCACATTTCGCTCCGAGAGGTCTCACGACTACAAACAGCAGCTGGGCGAGCAAATTAGGGCCTCTCGGCGTGAATGAAAATTCACGAGGTAGGCAAGAGgggcataaaaaaaaaaaaaagcaatgagaaCATAACATACTGAGGTGCGACTCTAAACTAACGCCTATGTGTATTCAGAGCAACTGCTGCAATGAGTGCAAATCTCTGTGGTGTAAATTAGAGCGCAGATAGGCTGTGTAGATTATTTAAACCTTTTGGTCCTAATGAAAGACCCGGTAATTACAGCCATTAACGCTTCAGCGCTGCGGCTGCAAATCCACTCTCACCCACAGCTTTAGGAAGCGTCAGGCAGGCAGCACCCCCCTTTCCCCGAAACAACTGGCTGCCGAGGCGAAACTTTCCTCCTCAGCCGGAGCTGACACATCCCTAGGGCTGGGAAAGCATCTCGGTGGGGGAAGCGCCGGGACAGGCTGATGGAGGCGGGGCCGGGGAACGGGAGGGGGATGGCGGCTCCGCCTGGTTGGGGGTCCTGATCTCCCCTCgacccccccaaaaccgccGGGTTTGGCCTCCGGGCTCTTGGCTGATAAAGGCATCTCAGGCTGCCTTACAGTTCGCTGTCGGGACTGGAGACAGAGCCCGGCCCCCGCGGCCGGCTGCCGCTGCGCCTGCGGCGGGGCAGCGCCGGCTGCACGGACGGGCTGGTCGGCTGCCGGATCTGATAAGCGGGGACAATGATAAAAATTATAGTAATAGCAATAAAGATGTCTGACTGTCCTTCCTTCGTGCTGTGTGTTGGTCTGTGCCCCTGACTGCCTGCCTGGAGCGAGGGGGCGGGGGCACCAGACTGAACGGGTCACTGAAGCTGGACGGGgtgtgtgcctgtgccagggcggGAGGCGGGGGGAACGCGCATCCTGGCTCCCTCGCCCGCTCTGTGTGCGTGTGTCTGCGTGCTGGGGCCCGCGGGGTGCAGCGCTCTTACCTGCTTGCTGTACTtgctgctggcctggcagcTGTACTCGGAGCAATGGTCCGAGCCGATGGAGATGTTGTCGCCAGCGCCCACGAAGGTGTTTGCTGGGGGCAGGTCCTGCACGGCCTGGTGCTTTTTGCCAGCAGTGGGGGACTGTGGGTGCAGCTGGACCGTGGGCAGAGGTGAGCTCGACTTGTAGTGCCTGGCCAGGTCAGGGCTGCCTGGGCCACCATTGACCGAGCGATATCGGCCCATGCCAGGGCTGTCCGAGAGCTTCTCGTTCACGCTGTCGTAGCGCTGCCCATTGGGCTTGGAAGCCTCGACAGTAACAATGCTGCTGTAGAGGGGCTGCTTGCCCTTCTTGCCTTTCTTGTCCTTCTTGGGCTTCTTGGCCTTGTCGTGCTGCTGGGGGGTGAAGAAATCCTCATGGTCCTTCTTGCCGGCCTCGTAGCCATGCTTGCCCTTGGATCGACAGTAGCGGGCCATGACCACCACGAGGATAAGAAGGATGACGGTCATGATGCCAGCCACCACGCCAATGACTATGCTAAGCCTCTGCTTGCTCAGCTCATAGCTGGGATCACCAGCAATGTCCTGGGCCAGTGGGGTGTGAAGGCTGCGAGCCACCTGGCTCTCCACCACAGTGGCATTGGACAGGCTCTCGTTGACAAAGacatggagcagggcagtggtggaCTGGGGGGGCTGCCCACTGTCATTCACCTGCACAACCAGGCGGTGCAGGCCATAGTGCTTGGGGGCCAACTTGCCCACCAGTGACACCACACCACTGGCCGGGTCTATTTCAAAGAGTTTGAAGGGGTTGCCCCCAACAATGCTGTAGTTGAGGTCAGCATTGAGACCTGTGTCAGCATCAGTGGCGACCACTGTGGCCACCACAGTGCGCATGTTGCTGGAGGGTGGCAGCACAGTGTAGGAGCTGTTGCTGGGGAAGGTGACAGTGGGTGCATTGTCGTTCTCATCCATCACAAAGAGAGACACGGTGGCTGTGGCAGACCGTGGTGGCTCTCCCCCATCCACTGCCTTCACCTTAAAGGTGTAGCTGGTCTGCTGCTCACGGTCAAAAGAGACAGTGGAGAAAATGGTTCCAGTGTCATTCTCTATGGAGAAGATGCCAGCTGCCTGTTCATGATCTCCAGGCTGAATAGAAAGGCTGAGCTCGGCATTGCGGCCCTTGTCAAAGTCCATCACAGTCACCATGCCCACGGGGCTGTTGGGCTGCAGGTTTTCTTTCACATAGAAGGTGAACACATCCTGCATGAAGCGTGGCTCGTTGTCATTGCGGTCCGACACTCGCACCACCACTGTGGTGGAGCCCTGCAGCGATGGCACCCCCTTGTCTCGGGCTGTCACCTGAAATTCATAGGTGTCCCGTTGCTCACggtccagcactgcctgcaccgaCACATCCCCAGAGTCAGGGTCAATACTGAAGATGCTGCCCGGTGCCTCTGAGGAGAGGGGTGAGGCCTCCAAGGAATAGGTGATCTCAGCATTCTTGCCACTATCCGCATCTGTGGCAACCACTGTGGCCACCCTCTCACCAGGCAAGTTGTTCTCTGGGAAGGAgacctccagcacagcctggctgaacATGGGAGGGTTGTCATTAGTGTCCCCGACCCGCACCAGCAATGAGTTGTTGCTGGacaagctggggctgcctgagTCCACAGCCACAATCACCACGTTGTAGTCACGAACGGCTTCATAATCCAGAGGGGCCGAGGTGTGGAGGAAATACTTGCGCTTATTCTGTGGCTCCCCTTCACCCTCACTGGCCGGTTTGAGCTGGAAGGGCACATCGCCCACCACGGTGCAGGTCACCACACCATTTTCACCTTGGTCTCTGTCTGACACCTGCACCAAGGCAATGGGGGTGTCCACCAGCACATCCTCGGCCACGCTTGCCACCCCGTCCCGGAGCGGGATGCGCCCAATTTTCCGGATGTCGATGGTGGGCACGTTGTCATTTTCATCCCGGATGTTCAGCACTACAGTGGCCTTGTCTGTCTTGGGGGGCTGGCCCCGGTCTCGGGCCATGACAGTGAAGCGAAGCTGGTTCACCTCCTCCCGGTCGATGCGGTGCAAGACGCTGAGCCAGCCCGAGGTCTCGTCCAGCCGCAGTAGGCGCCTGACGGACTCGGTGGCCGCCCCGAAGACATACTCGATCTGCCCGTTCACCCCCACGTCCAGGTCGGTGGCTCGCAGCTGCAGGATCGgggtcccagggctgctgtTCTCCGCCAGGTCCGCCTCATAGACGCTCTTCTCGAAGCGGGGGCTGTTGTCGTTCACGTCGGTGATCAGCACCCTCAGGATGGCCTGCGAGGACCGTGCCGGGTCGCCGCCGTCCCGCACGCGGAGGCTGAGCTCGTAGGAGTCCCGCTGCTCCCGGTCCAGCGCCCCCTTGACGATCAGCTGCGGCTGCTTCTCCCCGTCCAGGGTGTCGGCCACCTGCAGCTCGAAGACGCTGCTGCGGGCCGCCGCCTCCGCCTCCTGCCGCCGCTTGCTGCCGCCGGGGAAGGGGGCGCTCTCGGGGGCCGCCGCGGCCgagccgcccccgccgccgcgccggCCGCCGTCCCCGccgggctcctgcagcagctcgtAGCGCTCGATGCCGTTGCGGCCGAAGTCCCTGTCGGTGGCGGTGGGGAGCAGGTAGAGGGTCCCCACGGGCCGGTTCTCCTCCACGGTGAGCGTGAGGACGGGGGAAGGGAAGGTGGGGGTGTTGTCGTTGATGTCCAGGATGATGACCCGGCCTTCGAAGAGGTCCACCCAGCTCTGCGAGGGGCCGATGACCGACACCTCGAAGTCCAAGAAGCACTCGTTCTCGTCGAAGATCATCTGGCACTGCGGCAGCTTTTCGCGGTCGATGCGCCGCTCTGTGGTGCTCAGCTCCCCGGTCATGTTATCGATCTTGAGATAGTCGGAGCCCGACTCCAGGCTGAATGTCACCTCTCCGGAGCCCGTCACGATCCCCAGGTCGGAAGCCACGTTGCCGATGCGGATGTCGGCGGGTCCCTCCTCGGCCAGCCGGTACTTCAGGAGCTGCTTAGCCGCTGCGAGGCTGACCCAGAGCGGCGGAGGCAGGAGgagcaagaagcagcagcagcagcaatgcacaAAGCGAAGGAGGGTCCgcatcttcctcatcttcctcgTACCGAAACCCCCCGCCCTCCTCTCGCTCCCACCTGCCCCCCAATAAACTCCCCTGATAAGCCAACAGTGCGGCTGAGAGTCCAGGTGATCAATTATAAAATCCTTCTATTTCTGGAAACTTATTGTCTCATGACTGGTGCAATTGGTGGTCAAAACCCTGCcgctggctcctctgctgctctccctgccttcCAGTTCCGATATACTTACAGTTCACGGGACAGtggattttgctttttaaagattCATCTCAGTAGATAGGATgggattttcctcctcc
The genomic region above belongs to Molothrus aeneus isolate 106 chromosome 4, BPBGC_Maene_1.0, whole genome shotgun sequence and contains:
- the PCDH7 gene encoding protocadherin-7 isoform X5 — its product is MRKMRTLLRFVHCCCCCFLLLLPPPLWVSLAAAKQLLKYRLAEEGPADIRIGNVASDLGIVTGSGEVTFSLESGSDYLKIDNMTGELSTTERRIDREKLPQCQMIFDENECFLDFEVSVIGPSQSWVDLFEGRVIILDINDNTPTFPSPVLTLTVEENRPVGTLYLLPTATDRDFGRNGIERYELLQEPGGDGGRRGGGGGSAAAAPESAPFPGGSKRRQEAEAAARSSVFELQVADTLDGEKQPQLIVKGALDREQRDSYELSLRVRDGGDPARSSQAILRVLITDVNDNSPRFEKSVYEADLAENSSPGTPILQLRATDLDVGVNGQIEYVFGAATESVRRLLRLDETSGWLSVLHRIDREEVNQLRFTVMARDRGQPPKTDKATVVLNIRDENDNVPTIDIRKIGRIPLRDGVASVAEDVLVDTPIALVQVSDRDQGENGVVTCTVVGDVPFQLKPASEGEGEPQNKRKYFLHTSAPLDYEAVRDYNVVIVAVDSGSPSLSSNNSLLVRVGDTNDNPPMFSQAVLEVSFPENNLPGERVATVVATDADSGKNAEITYSLEASPLSSEAPGSIFSIDPDSGDVSVQAVLDREQRDTYEFQVTARDKGVPSLQGSTTVVVRVSDRNDNEPRFMQDVFTFYVKENLQPNSPVGMVTVMDFDKGRNAELSLSIQPGDHEQAAGIFSIENDTGTIFSTVSFDREQQTSYTFKVKAVDGGEPPRSATATVSLFVMDENDNAPTVTFPSNSSYTVLPPSSNMRTVVATVVATDADTGLNADLNYSIVGGNPFKLFEIDPASGVVSLVGKLAPKHYGLHRLVVQVNDSGQPPQSTTALLHVFVNESLSNATVVESQVARSLHTPLAQDIAGDPSYELSKQRLSIVIGVVAGIMTVILLILVVVMARYCRSKGKHGYEAGKKDHEDFFTPQQHDKAKKPKKDKKGKKGKQPLYSSIVTVEASKPNGQRYDSVNEKLSDSPGMGRYRSVNGGPGSPDLARHYKSSSPLPTVQLHPQSPTAGKKHQAVQDLPPANTFVGAGDNISIGSDHCSEYSCQASSKYSKQVDTVQTTQHPGHIEESCKMNPFRRVTFSVVSQPQDPHQGSLQSCYDSGLEESETPSNSRPLPDVALTGKCTRECDEYGHSDSCWMPVRTSPERKQKSQPKLSTFMPVDERGSQEKLANGEASLMGDRNRNLLNKKLTSSYETFSAASFSKNEEGNPEDIPLTQTGEYKPSPVNTLTRREVYL
- the PCDH7 gene encoding protocadherin-7 isoform X4, giving the protein MRKMRTLLRFVHCCCCCFLLLLPPPLWVSLAAAKQLLKYRLAEEGPADIRIGNVASDLGIVTGSGEVTFSLESGSDYLKIDNMTGELSTTERRIDREKLPQCQMIFDENECFLDFEVSVIGPSQSWVDLFEGRVIILDINDNTPTFPSPVLTLTVEENRPVGTLYLLPTATDRDFGRNGIERYELLQEPGGDGGRRGGGGGSAAAAPESAPFPGGSKRRQEAEAAARSSVFELQVADTLDGEKQPQLIVKGALDREQRDSYELSLRVRDGGDPARSSQAILRVLITDVNDNSPRFEKSVYEADLAENSSPGTPILQLRATDLDVGVNGQIEYVFGAATESVRRLLRLDETSGWLSVLHRIDREEVNQLRFTVMARDRGQPPKTDKATVVLNIRDENDNVPTIDIRKIGRIPLRDGVASVAEDVLVDTPIALVQVSDRDQGENGVVTCTVVGDVPFQLKPASEGEGEPQNKRKYFLHTSAPLDYEAVRDYNVVIVAVDSGSPSLSSNNSLLVRVGDTNDNPPMFSQAVLEVSFPENNLPGERVATVVATDADSGKNAEITYSLEASPLSSEAPGSIFSIDPDSGDVSVQAVLDREQRDTYEFQVTARDKGVPSLQGSTTVVVRVSDRNDNEPRFMQDVFTFYVKENLQPNSPVGMVTVMDFDKGRNAELSLSIQPGDHEQAAGIFSIENDTGTIFSTVSFDREQQTSYTFKVKAVDGGEPPRSATATVSLFVMDENDNAPTVTFPSNSSYTVLPPSSNMRTVVATVVATDADTGLNADLNYSIVGGNPFKLFEIDPASGVVSLVGKLAPKHYGLHRLVVQVNDSGQPPQSTTALLHVFVNESLSNATVVESQVARSLHTPLAQDIAGDPSYELSKQRLSIVIGVVAGIMTVILLILVVVMARYCRSKGKHGYEAGKKDHEDFFTPQQHDKAKKPKKDKKGKKGKQPLYSSIVTVEASKPNGQRYDSVNEKLSDSPGMGRYRSVNGGPGSPDLARHYKSSSPLPTVQLHPQSPTAGKKHQAVQDLPPANTFVGAGDNISIGSDHCSEYSCQASSKYSKQPFRRVTFSVVSQPQDPHQGSLQSCYDSGLEESETPSSKSSSGPRLGALPLPEDNYERTTPDGSVDSRPLPDVALTGKCTRECDEYGHSDSCWMPVRTSPERKQKSQPKLSTFMPVDERGSQEKLANGEASLMGDRNRNLLNKKLTSSYETFSAASFSKNEEGNPEDIPLTQTGEYKPSPVNTLTRREVYL
- the PCDH7 gene encoding protocadherin-7 isoform X2, with protein sequence MRKMRTLLRFVHCCCCCFLLLLPPPLWVSLAAAKQLLKYRLAEEGPADIRIGNVASDLGIVTGSGEVTFSLESGSDYLKIDNMTGELSTTERRIDREKLPQCQMIFDENECFLDFEVSVIGPSQSWVDLFEGRVIILDINDNTPTFPSPVLTLTVEENRPVGTLYLLPTATDRDFGRNGIERYELLQEPGGDGGRRGGGGGSAAAAPESAPFPGGSKRRQEAEAAARSSVFELQVADTLDGEKQPQLIVKGALDREQRDSYELSLRVRDGGDPARSSQAILRVLITDVNDNSPRFEKSVYEADLAENSSPGTPILQLRATDLDVGVNGQIEYVFGAATESVRRLLRLDETSGWLSVLHRIDREEVNQLRFTVMARDRGQPPKTDKATVVLNIRDENDNVPTIDIRKIGRIPLRDGVASVAEDVLVDTPIALVQVSDRDQGENGVVTCTVVGDVPFQLKPASEGEGEPQNKRKYFLHTSAPLDYEAVRDYNVVIVAVDSGSPSLSSNNSLLVRVGDTNDNPPMFSQAVLEVSFPENNLPGERVATVVATDADSGKNAEITYSLEASPLSSEAPGSIFSIDPDSGDVSVQAVLDREQRDTYEFQVTARDKGVPSLQGSTTVVVRVSDRNDNEPRFMQDVFTFYVKENLQPNSPVGMVTVMDFDKGRNAELSLSIQPGDHEQAAGIFSIENDTGTIFSTVSFDREQQTSYTFKVKAVDGGEPPRSATATVSLFVMDENDNAPTVTFPSNSSYTVLPPSSNMRTVVATVVATDADTGLNADLNYSIVGGNPFKLFEIDPASGVVSLVGKLAPKHYGLHRLVVQVNDSGQPPQSTTALLHVFVNESLSNATVVESQVARSLHTPLAQDIAGDPSYELSKQRLSIVIGVVAGIMTVILLILVVVMARYCRSKGKHGYEAGKKDHEDFFTPQQHDKAKKPKKDKKGKKGKQPLYSSIVTVEASKPNGQRYDSVNEKLSDSPGMGRYRSVNGGPGSPDLARHYKSSSPLPTVQLHPQSPTAGKKHQAVQDLPPANTFVGAGDNISIGSDHCSEYSCQASSKYSKQVDTVQTTQHPGHIEESCKMNPFRRVTFSVVSQPQDPHQGSLQSCYDSGLEESETPSSKSSSGPRLGALPLPEDNYERTTPDGSVDSRPLPDVALTGKCTRECDEYGHSDSCWMPVRTSPERKQKSQPKLSTFMPVDERGSQEKLANGEASLMGDRNRNLLNKKLTSSYETFSAASFSKNEEGNPEDIPLTQTGEYKPSPVNTLTRREVYL
- the PCDH7 gene encoding protocadherin-7 isoform X6, whose translation is MRKMRTLLRFVHCCCCCFLLLLPPPLWVSLAAAKQLLKYRLAEEGPADIRIGNVASDLGIVTGSGEVTFSLESGSDYLKIDNMTGELSTTERRIDREKLPQCQMIFDENECFLDFEVSVIGPSQSWVDLFEGRVIILDINDNTPTFPSPVLTLTVEENRPVGTLYLLPTATDRDFGRNGIERYELLQEPGGDGGRRGGGGGSAAAAPESAPFPGGSKRRQEAEAAARSSVFELQVADTLDGEKQPQLIVKGALDREQRDSYELSLRVRDGGDPARSSQAILRVLITDVNDNSPRFEKSVYEADLAENSSPGTPILQLRATDLDVGVNGQIEYVFGAATESVRRLLRLDETSGWLSVLHRIDREEVNQLRFTVMARDRGQPPKTDKATVVLNIRDENDNVPTIDIRKIGRIPLRDGVASVAEDVLVDTPIALVQVSDRDQGENGVVTCTVVGDVPFQLKPASEGEGEPQNKRKYFLHTSAPLDYEAVRDYNVVIVAVDSGSPSLSSNNSLLVRVGDTNDNPPMFSQAVLEVSFPENNLPGERVATVVATDADSGKNAEITYSLEASPLSSEAPGSIFSIDPDSGDVSVQAVLDREQRDTYEFQVTARDKGVPSLQGSTTVVVRVSDRNDNEPRFMQDVFTFYVKENLQPNSPVGMVTVMDFDKGRNAELSLSIQPGDHEQAAGIFSIENDTGTIFSTVSFDREQQTSYTFKVKAVDGGEPPRSATATVSLFVMDENDNAPTVTFPSNSSYTVLPPSSNMRTVVATVVATDADTGLNADLNYSIVGGNPFKLFEIDPASGVVSLVGKLAPKHYGLHRLVVQVNDSGQPPQSTTALLHVFVNESLSNATVVESQVARSLHTPLAQDIAGDPSYELSKQRLSIVIGVVAGIMTVILLILVVVMARYCRSKGKHGYEAGKKDHEDFFTPQQHDKAKKPKKDKKGKKGKQPLYSSIVTVEASKPNGQRYDSVNEKLSDSPGMGRYRSVNGGPGSPDLARHYKSSSPLPTVQLHPQSPTAGKKHQAVQDLPPANTFVGAGDNISIGSDHCSEYSCQASSKYSKQIHGLYQM
- the PCDH7 gene encoding protocadherin-7 isoform X1, with the translated sequence MRKMRTLLRFVHCCCCCFLLLLPPPLWVSLAAAKQLLKYRLAEEGPADIRIGNVASDLGIVTGSGEVTFSLESGSDYLKIDNMTGELSTTERRIDREKLPQCQMIFDENECFLDFEVSVIGPSQSWVDLFEGRVIILDINDNTPTFPSPVLTLTVEENRPVGTLYLLPTATDRDFGRNGIERYELLQEPGGDGGRRGGGGGSAAAAPESAPFPGGSKRRQEAEAAARSSVFELQVADTLDGEKQPQLIVKGALDREQRDSYELSLRVRDGGDPARSSQAILRVLITDVNDNSPRFEKSVYEADLAENSSPGTPILQLRATDLDVGVNGQIEYVFGAATESVRRLLRLDETSGWLSVLHRIDREEVNQLRFTVMARDRGQPPKTDKATVVLNIRDENDNVPTIDIRKIGRIPLRDGVASVAEDVLVDTPIALVQVSDRDQGENGVVTCTVVGDVPFQLKPASEGEGEPQNKRKYFLHTSAPLDYEAVRDYNVVIVAVDSGSPSLSSNNSLLVRVGDTNDNPPMFSQAVLEVSFPENNLPGERVATVVATDADSGKNAEITYSLEASPLSSEAPGSIFSIDPDSGDVSVQAVLDREQRDTYEFQVTARDKGVPSLQGSTTVVVRVSDRNDNEPRFMQDVFTFYVKENLQPNSPVGMVTVMDFDKGRNAELSLSIQPGDHEQAAGIFSIENDTGTIFSTVSFDREQQTSYTFKVKAVDGGEPPRSATATVSLFVMDENDNAPTVTFPSNSSYTVLPPSSNMRTVVATVVATDADTGLNADLNYSIVGGNPFKLFEIDPASGVVSLVGKLAPKHYGLHRLVVQVNDSGQPPQSTTALLHVFVNESLSNATVVESQVARSLHTPLAQDIAGDPSYELSKQRLSIVIGVVAGIMTVILLILVVVMARYCRSKGKHGYEAGKKDHEDFFTPQQHDKAKKPKKDKKGKKGKQPLYSSIVTVEASKPNGQRYDSVNEKLSDSPGMGRYRSVNGGPGSPDLARHYKSSSPLPTVQLHPQSPTAGKKHQAVQDLPPANTFVGAGDNISIGSDHCSEYSCQASSKYSKQVDTVQTTQHPGHIEESCKMNPFRRVTFSVVSQPQDPHQGSLQSCYDSGLEESETPSSKSSSGPRLGALPLPEDNYERTTPDGSVGEAEHMENDSRPLPDVALTGKCTRECDEYGHSDSCWMPVRTSPERKQKSQPKLSTFMPVDERGSQEKLANGEASLMGDRNRNLLNKKLTSSYETFSAASFSKNEEGNPEDIPLTQTGEYKPSPVNTLTRREVYL
- the PCDH7 gene encoding protocadherin-7 isoform X3, yielding MRKMRTLLRFVHCCCCCFLLLLPPPLWVSLAAAKQLLKYRLAEEGPADIRIGNVASDLGIVTGSGEVTFSLESGSDYLKIDNMTGELSTTERRIDREKLPQCQMIFDENECFLDFEVSVIGPSQSWVDLFEGRVIILDINDNTPTFPSPVLTLTVEENRPVGTLYLLPTATDRDFGRNGIERYELLQEPGGDGGRRGGGGGSAAAAPESAPFPGGSKRRQEAEAAARSSVFELQVADTLDGEKQPQLIVKGALDREQRDSYELSLRVRDGGDPARSSQAILRVLITDVNDNSPRFEKSVYEADLAENSSPGTPILQLRATDLDVGVNGQIEYVFGAATESVRRLLRLDETSGWLSVLHRIDREEVNQLRFTVMARDRGQPPKTDKATVVLNIRDENDNVPTIDIRKIGRIPLRDGVASVAEDVLVDTPIALVQVSDRDQGENGVVTCTVVGDVPFQLKPASEGEGEPQNKRKYFLHTSAPLDYEAVRDYNVVIVAVDSGSPSLSSNNSLLVRVGDTNDNPPMFSQAVLEVSFPENNLPGERVATVVATDADSGKNAEITYSLEASPLSSEAPGSIFSIDPDSGDVSVQAVLDREQRDTYEFQVTARDKGVPSLQGSTTVVVRVSDRNDNEPRFMQDVFTFYVKENLQPNSPVGMVTVMDFDKGRNAELSLSIQPGDHEQAAGIFSIENDTGTIFSTVSFDREQQTSYTFKVKAVDGGEPPRSATATVSLFVMDENDNAPTVTFPSNSSYTVLPPSSNMRTVVATVVATDADTGLNADLNYSIVGGNPFKLFEIDPASGVVSLVGKLAPKHYGLHRLVVQVNDSGQPPQSTTALLHVFVNESLSNATVVESQVARSLHTPLAQDIAGDPSYELSKQRLSIVIGVVAGIMTVILLILVVVMARYCRSKGKHGYEAGKKDHEDFFTPQQHDKAKKPKKDKKGKKGKQPLYSSIVTVEASKPNGQRYDSVNEKLSDSPGMGRYRSVNGGPGSPDLARHYKSSSPLPTVQLHPQSPTAGKKHQAVQDLPPANTFVGAGDNISIGSDHCSEYSCQASSKYSKQPFRRVTFSVVSQPQDPHQGSLQSCYDSGLEESETPSSKSSSGPRLGALPLPEDNYERTTPDGSVGEAEHMENDSRPLPDVALTGKCTRECDEYGHSDSCWMPVRTSPERKQKSQPKLSTFMPVDERGSQEKLANGEASLMGDRNRNLLNKKLTSSYETFSAASFSKNEEGNPEDIPLTQTGEYKPSPVNTLTRREVYL